The following coding sequences are from one Triticum aestivum cultivar Chinese Spring chromosome 5A, IWGSC CS RefSeq v2.1, whole genome shotgun sequence window:
- the LOC123106878 gene encoding universal stress protein YxiE-like isoform X2: MKVVVALDDSGGSHHALDWVLRSLFPAGDQPATEEARHELVLVHALEPLHHAMCPVGGPGSAVYGAPEIMQSVRAARKESARSLLDRARRVCHGRGVSAAAVLVEGESREALCRAAEDAGAGLLVVGSRGLGAVGRAFLGSVSDYCAHHASCPVMVVRPPPVDKDGQRTRSSPISCPSPCLQQGCLMAE; encoded by the exons ATGAAGGTGGTGGTCGCGCTGGATGACAGCGGCGGGAGCCACCACGCGCTAGACTGGGTGCTACGCTCCCTTTTCCCCGCCGGCGATCAGCCGGCTACGGAGGAGGCCCGGCATGAGCTCGTGCTCGTCCACGCCCTGGAGCCGCTCCACCACGCCATGTGCCCGGTCGGCGGGCCAG GGTCAGCGGTGTACGGCGCGCCGGAGATCATGCAGTCGGTGCGAGCGGCGCGCAAGGAGAGCGCGCGCAGCCTGCTCGACAGGGCCAGGCGGGTCTGCCACGGACGAGGG gtgagcgcggcggcggtgctggtGGAGGGGGAGTCGAGGGAGGCGCTGTGCCGCGCCGCGGAGGACGCGGGCGCCGgcctgctcgtcgtcggcagccgcggGCTCGGCGCCGTCGGGAG GGCGTTCCTGGGGAGCGTGAGCGACTACTGCGCGCACCACGCCAGCTGCCCCGTCATGGTGGTCCGGCCGCCGCCCGTCGACAAGGATGGCCAGCGGACGAGGTCATCTCCAATCAGCTGCCCGTCACCATGTTTACAACAGGGGTGCTTAATGGCGGAATGA
- the LOC123106878 gene encoding universal stress protein A-like protein isoform X1 produces the protein MKVVVALDDSGGSHHALDWVLRSLFPAGDQPATEEARHELVLVHALEPLHHAMCPVGGPGSAVYGAPEIMQSVRAARKESARSLLDRARRVCHGRGVSAAAVLVEGESREALCRAAEDAGAGLLVVGSRGLGAVGRCVTAFLGSVSDYCAHHASCPVMVVRPPPVDKDGQRTRSSPISCPSPCLQQGCLMAE, from the exons ATGAAGGTGGTGGTCGCGCTGGATGACAGCGGCGGGAGCCACCACGCGCTAGACTGGGTGCTACGCTCCCTTTTCCCCGCCGGCGATCAGCCGGCTACGGAGGAGGCCCGGCATGAGCTCGTGCTCGTCCACGCCCTGGAGCCGCTCCACCACGCCATGTGCCCGGTCGGCGGGCCAG GGTCAGCGGTGTACGGCGCGCCGGAGATCATGCAGTCGGTGCGAGCGGCGCGCAAGGAGAGCGCGCGCAGCCTGCTCGACAGGGCCAGGCGGGTCTGCCACGGACGAGGG gtgagcgcggcggcggtgctggtGGAGGGGGAGTCGAGGGAGGCGCTGTGCCGCGCCGCGGAGGACGCGGGCGCCGgcctgctcgtcgtcggcagccgcggGCTCGGCGCCGTCGGGAGGTGCGTTAC GGCGTTCCTGGGGAGCGTGAGCGACTACTGCGCGCACCACGCCAGCTGCCCCGTCATGGTGGTCCGGCCGCCGCCCGTCGACAAGGATGGCCAGCGGACGAGGTCATCTCCAATCAGCTGCCCGTCACCATGTTTACAACAGGGGTGCTTAATGGCGGAATGA